The Candidatus Moraniibacteriota bacterium nucleotide sequence CCAATTGAAGATGAAGACCCGGTAAAATTGCGTGATTTGCTTATGCAAAATATTCCTGAAATAAAACAGAATCCGAGTCTAATAAATACAATTGAAAGAGTTCTGCATTTATAATAACTACAAATCTGTGGCATTTTTAGTAATTGCTATTTTTTGTTTTATGTTGTAAGTTATCTGTTATTGATTATTAAGCGCTTGTAGCTCAGTGGATAGAGCGTCTGGTTGCGGTCCAGAAGGCCGCAGGCACGCCCCCACACCAAAACAAAATATGTCCTTGTAGCTCAGTGGATAGAGCGTCTGGTTGCGGTCCAGAAGGCCGCTGGTTCGATTCCAGCCAAGGACACAAGTTATTCTTTAATTTTTGGTGTGGGGGTAAAATTCCTGCCAAGCGCACAATTATAAAAAGTCAGCATTTTTATGCTTGACTTTTTGTTTTATATTGGTAAAATACAGCATTAACAAAAGAACATTGAAAAATAAGGGGGTTAAAAATGAACAAGACTGACAGAGAAAGAATGAGAATTAACAAACGAGCTCTTATCGAGGGACTGAAATCAAGAAAAGATTTCTTGGAAAGAAATCTTTTTGAGACTATGGAGCTTATTGAAGCAAGGCCAACGCAAAAATTGGTCGCCCAAAAAAAAGTTTTATTGCAAAGCATCGCGGAAACAAAGGCGAGGATAAAGGAAGTCGAAAAACCTGATTTTGATGGGAAATGCAAGGAATGCAGAAAACCCATTCCCATCAAATATCTGCAGGATCATATTTTGACTGATGTGTGTGATTTCTGCAATCGAAAAAAAAGAAAAATGGAATTAAGGAATTAAGAAAAAGATAAATGGAAAGAATTTTAAAAAGAGATTTGAAGAACTATTCAAATCTCTTTTTTCTATATTAAAAAATAGGCTATAATACATTTATGCCTAGTTTGCAGACGAAACTTATCTTAGTGCCAAGGATAGGGCCAAAATACACCGCTGTTTTAAAAAAACTTAACATTGAGACTGTTGAGGACTTTTTGATGCACTTCCCTTTCCGCTATGAAGATTATTCAGAAAGGGTTCCTATTGGCAATCTTTCTACCGGAACAACTGCAACTGTTATGGGCGAAGTTGTGAAAAGCAAACTGATCAGAACCTGGAAGAAAAAAATGCTCATCACGGAATGTTTTATAAAAGATGAAACCGGCATAGTCCGTGCTGTCTGGTTCAATCAACCATATGTCAGTGATTCCCTAACTGAAGGCAAAGGTGCACGTCTTAGCGGAAAAGTTTTTGAGGACGCTAAGGGATTATTTTTTTCCAATCCAGCTTGGGAACTTTCTTCGCGCGTTCCGACTAACACCGGCCGGCTTGTTCCGATTTACCCGGAAACAGAAGGATTGACTTCTAAATGGATACGCTGGCAGATGCAATCCTTAATAAAATACGCGGATGAAATCAAAGATCCGGTTCCTGAAAATATTTTGAAAGATTTGCACCTGCCAAATCTGAAAGAAGCCATTTACTATGCGCATTTCCCGAAAACACTAAAGCAGAGCGTTTTAGCTCAAAAGCGGATAGCTTTTGATCAAATGTTCTTGGCACAGTTAGCTTCACAAAATGTAAAAAATTTATGGAATAAAAAGCAGGCTATTTCCATTTCTTTTGATGAAAAACTGATAAAAAAATTTGTTGAATCACTTCCCTTCTCTCTTACAAACGCCCAGAGAAAATCAGCTTTCCAGATTCTAAAAGACATTGAAAAAACACTACCGATGAACCGGCTGCTTAATGGCGACGTTGGCAGCGGGAAAACTGTTGTAGCTGCTATGGCAATTTTAAATGCTGTAAATGCCGGCTATCAAGTTTCTTTAATGGCTCCCACGGAGGTTCTGGCGCGGCAGCATTTTGACTCCATTTCTAAACTATTTTCAAAACAAAATATTTCTATTGCCTTGCTGACAAATTCTTATCAAATAGTAAAGAACGACAAGATAAAACGTATAGAATTACTAAATGAAATTAAAAATGGAAAAATTGACTTTGTCATTGGTACTCATGCCCTTATACAAAAAGATGTAAAATTTAAAAATCTTGTTTTGGTTATTGTTGATGAACAGCACCGCTTTGGAGTTGATCAGCGCGCATATCTCCAACAAAAGATTTCTGAAATAAATGATGGACTTCCAGATAAAACACCTCATTTGCTATCAATGTCTGCGACTCCAATCCCCCGAACGCTGGCTTTGGCTTTTTTTGGCAATCTTCATCTTTCCGTACTGGATGAAATGCCTAAAAACCGCAAGAAAATCATAACCAAAATAATCAACGGCCGTGACCGCGAAAATACATACGATTTTGTACGGCAGGAAGTTAAAAATGGACAGCAGGCATTTATTATTTTTCCTCTTGTAGAAGAATCGAGTAAAATGACAGAACTCAAAGCCGCTACCGAAGAACATGAGCGACTTTCAAAAAATATTTTTCCTGATCTTAATTTAGCGCTTTTACATGGAAGATTGAAATCCAACGAGAAAGAAAAAATCATGCGTGATTTCGAAGATAAAAAATATGACATTTTAGTTTCCACTTCAGTTGTAGAAGTTGGCATTGATATACCCAACGCAACCATTATGATTATTGAAGATGCGGATCGTTTTGGATTGGCACAGCTTCATCAATTTCGCGGACGCGTTGGACGTAGCAATATGCAGTCCTATTGTTTTCTATTTACTAGTAGTAGTTCTTCTCTGGCTAAAGACAGACTGAAGGCTTTGGAAAAATACAGCAGCGGTTTTGACATTGCCGAAAAAGATTTTGAAATCAGAGGTCCGGGAGAATTTTTCGGCACCCGCCAATCGGGCATTCCTGACATTGCTATGCAGAATGTGACCAATGTGAAACTCATAGAAATTTCCCAAAGCTACGCTGAAAAAATCCTTAAAGAAAGTCCAGATCTCAAGAAATATCCCCTGCTTGAAAAGGAACTGGAAAAATTCAATCAAAATGTGCACCTTGAGTAAAAAACATGTTTTTGATAAACTTTAATAGTTAAAAATATTAAAAAAATTATGAATGAAAAAATCTTTAAAGCCTATGACATCCGCGGAATTTATCCAGAAGAAATAAACGAGCAAGATGTTTACAAGATCGCTAAAGCTTATTGTGAATTCGTAAAACCGAGTGAGGTAGTCATTGGATGCGATGTCAGACTTTCTTCCCCATCGCTCAAAAATGCAGCCATAAAAGCAGTTACGGATCAGGGTATAAAAGTCATAGATGTCGGCGAGATATCCACTGATATGCTTTATTTCTCCGTAGCCAATTATGGTTATGCCGGAGGATTTTCCATCACTGCTTCTCACAATCCTAAGGAATATAATGGCGCTAAGTTTGTCCGTGAAAAATCAAAGCCGATTTCATCAGACACTGGCCTGTTTGAAATCAGGGACATAGCCTTGAAAGATGACCAACGAATTGAAAATTTGGAATTATCAGAAGAAAATCTTAAGTTGATAGAAAAGAAAAATATAATGGATGATTATATAAATAAAATTAGATCTTTTGCCGATTTTTCAAAATTCAAAAAGTTTAAAATTGTTGCTAACCCAAATTTTGGAGTTGGCGGCAGAGCTTTGGATCAATTATTAGAAAATAGCAACATAGAAGTTATAAAACTAAACTGGGAATCAGACGGAAATTTTCCAAAGGGACGTCCTGATCCTCTTATTCCGGAAAATCGCGAAGAAATTTCTAAATTAGTGATGGAAAGTGGAGCTGATTTCGGAGTAGCCTGGGACGCAGATGCTGACCGCTGTTTCTTTTTTACAGAAAAAGGAGAATTTATTGAAGGCTATTTCATTACCGCTCTTTTAGGAAAAATTTTCCTCCAAAGAAATCCGGGAGCAACTATCTTACACGATCCTCGTTTAATTTGGGCCATTGCTGACATTGCTAAAGAAAATGGTGGCAAAGACATAATAAACAAATCCGGGCATGCTTTTATCAAGGAAAGGATGAGAAATGACAATGTAGTTTTTGGAGGAGAAATGAGCGCGCATTATTATTTCAGGGATTACTTTTATTGTGATAATGGCCTTATTCCCTTCGTGATGATGTTGGAGTTTCTTTCCGAACAAGAAAAAACGCTCTCCGAAATCATGCAGGAAATGTTCTGGAATAAATATTTTGTCAGTGGAGAAATAAATAGCGAAGTTTCGGACGTAAAAGCAAAGATATCAGAAGCTAAAGAAAAATATGCACCGCAAGCCAAGAGCGTAGACGAGATTGATGGAGTTTCGATTGAATTTGATAATTGGAGATTTAATCTC carries:
- the recG gene encoding ATP-dependent DNA helicase RecG is translated as MPSLQTKLILVPRIGPKYTAVLKKLNIETVEDFLMHFPFRYEDYSERVPIGNLSTGTTATVMGEVVKSKLIRTWKKKMLITECFIKDETGIVRAVWFNQPYVSDSLTEGKGARLSGKVFEDAKGLFFSNPAWELSSRVPTNTGRLVPIYPETEGLTSKWIRWQMQSLIKYADEIKDPVPENILKDLHLPNLKEAIYYAHFPKTLKQSVLAQKRIAFDQMFLAQLASQNVKNLWNKKQAISISFDEKLIKKFVESLPFSLTNAQRKSAFQILKDIEKTLPMNRLLNGDVGSGKTVVAAMAILNAVNAGYQVSLMAPTEVLARQHFDSISKLFSKQNISIALLTNSYQIVKNDKIKRIELLNEIKNGKIDFVIGTHALIQKDVKFKNLVLVIVDEQHRFGVDQRAYLQQKISEINDGLPDKTPHLLSMSATPIPRTLALAFFGNLHLSVLDEMPKNRKKIITKIINGRDRENTYDFVRQEVKNGQQAFIIFPLVEESSKMTELKAATEEHERLSKNIFPDLNLALLHGRLKSNEKEKIMRDFEDKKYDILVSTSVVEVGIDIPNATIMIIEDADRFGLAQLHQFRGRVGRSNMQSYCFLFTSSSSSLAKDRLKALEKYSSGFDIAEKDFEIRGPGEFFGTRQSGIPDIAMQNVTNVKLIEISQSYAEKILKESPDLKKYPLLEKELEKFNQNVHLE
- a CDS encoding phosphomannomutase/phosphoglucomutase; amino-acid sequence: MNEKIFKAYDIRGIYPEEINEQDVYKIAKAYCEFVKPSEVVIGCDVRLSSPSLKNAAIKAVTDQGIKVIDVGEISTDMLYFSVANYGYAGGFSITASHNPKEYNGAKFVREKSKPISSDTGLFEIRDIALKDDQRIENLELSEENLKLIEKKNIMDDYINKIRSFADFSKFKKFKIVANPNFGVGGRALDQLLENSNIEVIKLNWESDGNFPKGRPDPLIPENREEISKLVMESGADFGVAWDADADRCFFFTEKGEFIEGYFITALLGKIFLQRNPGATILHDPRLIWAIADIAKENGGKDIINKSGHAFIKERMRNDNVVFGGEMSAHYYFRDYFYCDNGLIPFVMMLEFLSEQEKTLSEIMQEMFWNKYFVSGEINSEVSDVKAKISEAKEKYAPQAKSVDEIDGVSIEFDNWRFNLRGSNTEPVIRLNVEAKSKELMEEKRDELLKIIRG